The following proteins come from a genomic window of Candidatus Bipolaricaulis sibiricus:
- a CDS encoding 2-C-methyl-D-erythritol 4-phosphate cytidylyltransferase, translated as MSVSGIILAAGAGSRFGGAESKVWAPLAGRPLVAHCVAAFAASHAVDEIIVVVSARDEQRLPELAPTAMPLHPVRGGERRADSAQAGLSRARGDCVLVHDGARPLVSPDLIRRVVAAAQQHGAAVPAVHVADTVRYVEAGFLAAAVDRSGLVLVQTPQGFRRDLLAAGYAEAARRRLDLPDDAAAVLLLGHPVAVVPGDPANIKITWPGDLTLAARLLATRG; from the coding sequence GTGAGCGTATCGGGAATCATCCTCGCTGCCGGAGCGGGCAGCCGGTTCGGCGGAGCGGAGAGCAAGGTGTGGGCCCCTCTCGCCGGGAGACCCCTCGTTGCGCACTGCGTTGCTGCGTTCGCCGCCTCCCATGCCGTCGACGAGATCATCGTCGTCGTCAGCGCGCGAGACGAACAGCGTCTCCCCGAACTCGCCCCCACTGCGATGCCACTGCACCCGGTCCGCGGAGGAGAGCGGCGCGCCGATTCTGCCCAGGCTGGATTGTCTCGGGCCCGCGGTGATTGCGTGCTTGTCCACGATGGTGCCCGCCCGCTTGTCTCTCCCGATCTCATTCGGCGAGTGGTTGCGGCGGCCCAGCAGCACGGAGCAGCGGTGCCCGCCGTCCACGTCGCGGACACCGTGCGGTATGTGGAGGCCGGCTTCCTCGCTGCCGCCGTGGATCGGTCGGGTCTCGTCCTTGTCCAGACCCCGCAGGGCTTCAGGCGGGACCTTCTCGCCGCGGGATACGCAGAAGCAGCGCGTCGCCGACTCGACCTGCCCGACGACGCAGCAGCAGTCCTTCTCCTGGGCCACCCCGTCGCCGTTGTCCCCGGCGACCCGGCGAACATCAAGATCACCTGGCCCGGGGACCTCACACTCGCCGCGCGGCTCCTCGCCACGCGCGGCTGA
- a CDS encoding ADP-ribose pyrophosphatase of COG1058 family: MLEVEVGQQLTTHGGTLAVAESCTGGLLAQRITAVPGSSAYFLGGVIAYHNEIKVQLLGVPRDVIVRHGGVSAECTRAMAEGVRARLGSDFALAISGIAGPSGGTPGKPVGLVYVALASSHGTWVEEHRFRGSRHGNRWSASEAALSLLLRHLGSS; this comes from the coding sequence ATGCTTGAGGTCGAAGTCGGACAGCAGCTCACGACGCACGGCGGTACCCTCGCCGTCGCCGAGTCATGCACCGGGGGGCTCCTCGCCCAGCGCATCACCGCCGTCCCTGGATCCTCGGCCTACTTCCTGGGCGGAGTCATCGCCTACCACAACGAGATCAAGGTGCAACTTCTCGGAGTACCCCGCGACGTCATCGTTCGTCACGGTGGCGTCTCGGCCGAGTGCACCCGGGCCATGGCTGAAGGTGTGCGCGCCCGGCTGGGCTCAGACTTCGCCCTGGCGATCAGTGGAATCGCCGGGCCGAGCGGGGGAACCCCTGGCAAGCCTGTGGGCCTTGTGTACGTGGCGTTGGCCTCGTCCCACGGGACGTGGGTCGAGGAACATCGCTTCCGCGGATCCCGCCACGGGAACCGGTGGTCAGCCTCGGAAGCGGCCCTCAGCCTTCTGCTTCGGCACCTGGGGTCGTCGTGA
- a CDS encoding DNA mismatch repair protein MutS — MELTPVMRQYQALKARYPDAILFFQLGDFYETFASDAEVVARELEIVLTSRDGVPMAGVPVRKADLYVQRLLRRGHKVALGPQLERPGQGKRLLKRDVVRVLTPGTVIEDGALDAATDVLLAAVWPDGDALGVAWAEAASGALWAEEIPSSRFPELAARLPVAEWVFPDGWRPPGEVGGTITDRPATEFDRDRLAARFPEALPDAPRAARAAGALLAYLEATVGDVSHLRPPVRGLEGETLVLDAFTQRSLELLAPLRGEGGPTVFSVLDRTKTAMGRRLLKRWVLAPLASRPAIEARLDAVEALLRSGLDGELAPALGRCSDLPRLRARAVTGGLSPVDLAALARTLDAAAELAGAVSALPEPVPERLAALATALRAAPAALAADVQRALADPPPPSLDLGPVIRDGYDPALDALRGEAAEVRGRIAALEGEARQTTGIPSLKVGYNRVFGYYFDVTRPHLAKVPSDWRRRQSLANGERFSSAELDLLADRLAAAEDGIAKRERELFSGLCRRVGETLAALGAVGEALAELDALRSLADLARRNRYTRPRFTDRARIRIVEGRHPVVEEVTQFVPNDLDLGEEVRLAVVTGPNMAGKSVFLRQTALVALLAQMGSFVPAAEAELPVFDRIYTRVGASDALTGGLSTFMAEMTEAAEILNGATSRSLVILDELGRGTSTHDGMALAWAIARHLAERVGCKTLFATHYRELARLAEAAVGVVNLHAAAREWKGEVVFLYRVLPGVGERSYGIHVARLAELPEEVLREAQRALDEVESVAPAPPAASGAQLPLFGSEEHPAVRALRDVDPDRLTPREALDLLYRLRALVERG, encoded by the coding sequence ATGGAGCTCACCCCGGTCATGCGGCAGTACCAGGCGCTCAAGGCGCGGTACCCGGACGCGATCCTGTTCTTCCAGCTCGGCGACTTCTACGAGACGTTCGCCAGCGATGCCGAGGTCGTGGCCCGCGAGTTGGAGATCGTCCTCACGAGCCGGGATGGGGTCCCGATGGCTGGGGTTCCCGTGCGCAAGGCGGACCTCTACGTCCAGCGGTTGCTCCGCCGGGGGCACAAGGTTGCCCTCGGCCCCCAGCTCGAGCGTCCCGGGCAAGGGAAGCGCCTCCTCAAGCGCGACGTGGTTCGCGTTCTTACCCCGGGGACCGTGATCGAGGACGGGGCCCTCGACGCGGCAACGGACGTTCTGCTCGCCGCAGTGTGGCCGGATGGGGACGCCCTCGGTGTGGCATGGGCCGAGGCGGCGTCGGGGGCGTTGTGGGCGGAGGAGATCCCCTCCTCCCGCTTCCCGGAGCTGGCGGCGCGGCTGCCGGTGGCGGAGTGGGTGTTCCCGGATGGGTGGCGACCTCCTGGCGAGGTGGGGGGGACCATCACCGACCGGCCGGCAACGGAGTTCGACCGGGACCGCCTGGCGGCGCGGTTCCCCGAGGCCCTCCCCGATGCCCCGCGCGCCGCCCGGGCGGCGGGGGCGCTGCTCGCCTACCTCGAGGCGACGGTGGGCGACGTCTCCCACCTCCGCCCCCCCGTGCGGGGGCTCGAGGGCGAGACCCTCGTCCTGGACGCATTCACCCAGCGGTCGCTCGAGCTCTTGGCCCCGCTCCGTGGCGAAGGAGGGCCCACCGTGTTCTCCGTGCTCGACCGGACGAAGACGGCGATGGGTCGGCGGCTTCTCAAGCGGTGGGTGCTCGCCCCGCTCGCCTCCCGGCCGGCGATCGAGGCTCGACTCGACGCGGTGGAGGCTCTCCTCCGGTCGGGTCTCGATGGGGAGCTGGCCCCGGCACTGGGGCGGTGCTCTGATCTGCCCCGCCTCCGCGCGCGGGCCGTGACGGGCGGCCTCTCCCCGGTCGACCTCGCTGCCCTCGCCCGTACCCTCGACGCCGCGGCGGAGCTCGCTGGGGCGGTGAGCGCGCTTCCTGAGCCGGTCCCGGAGCGGCTGGCGGCCCTGGCGACCGCCCTCCGCGCCGCACCGGCCGCGCTTGCTGCGGATGTCCAGCGGGCCCTGGCCGATCCACCCCCGCCCTCCCTCGACCTCGGCCCCGTCATCCGTGACGGATACGACCCGGCCCTCGACGCCCTCCGCGGGGAGGCGGCCGAGGTGCGGGGCCGGATCGCCGCCCTCGAGGGGGAGGCCCGCCAGACGACGGGCATCCCCAGCCTCAAGGTCGGGTACAACCGGGTGTTCGGCTACTACTTCGACGTCACCCGGCCGCATCTCGCCAAGGTTCCCTCCGACTGGCGGCGGCGGCAGTCCCTGGCGAACGGGGAGCGGTTCAGCTCGGCCGAGCTCGACCTTCTCGCCGACCGCCTTGCCGCGGCCGAGGACGGGATCGCGAAGCGTGAGCGGGAGCTCTTCTCCGGGCTCTGCCGTCGGGTCGGGGAGACGCTCGCCGCGCTTGGCGCGGTGGGCGAGGCGTTGGCCGAGCTCGATGCTCTGCGCTCGCTCGCTGACTTGGCGCGGCGCAACCGGTACACCCGCCCCCGGTTCACGGACCGGGCCCGAATCCGCATCGTCGAGGGGCGTCACCCGGTGGTAGAGGAGGTGACCCAGTTCGTGCCCAACGACCTCGACCTCGGGGAGGAGGTCCGGCTGGCGGTCGTCACCGGGCCGAACATGGCCGGGAAGTCCGTGTTCCTCCGCCAGACGGCGCTTGTCGCCCTCCTCGCCCAGATGGGGTCGTTCGTCCCAGCCGCGGAGGCGGAGCTTCCCGTGTTCGACCGGATCTACACCCGGGTCGGGGCGTCCGACGCCCTGACGGGCGGGCTGTCCACGTTCATGGCCGAGATGACCGAGGCGGCGGAGATCCTGAACGGGGCCACGTCGCGGTCGCTCGTGATCCTGGACGAGCTGGGGCGGGGGACGAGCACCCACGACGGGATGGCCCTTGCCTGGGCGATCGCCCGCCACCTGGCCGAGCGGGTGGGGTGCAAGACCCTGTTCGCGACCCACTACCGGGAGCTGGCGCGGCTCGCTGAGGCGGCCGTGGGGGTGGTGAACCTCCACGCCGCGGCCCGGGAGTGGAAGGGAGAGGTGGTGTTCCTGTACCGAGTCCTCCCCGGGGTGGGGGAGCGAAGCTACGGGATCCACGTGGCTCGGCTGGCCGAGCTGCCCGAGGAGGTCCTTCGGGAGGCGCAGCGAGCCCTGGACGAGGTGGAGAGCGTCGCGCCCGCGCCGCCGGCGGCCTCGGGCGCGCAGCTCCCCCTGTTCGGTTCGGAGGAACACCCCGCGGTGCGTGCGCTGCGGGACGTCGACCCCGACCGGCTGACCCCGCGTGAGGCGCTTGATCTCCTCTACCGGCTGCGGGCGCTCGTCGAGCGGGGCTAG
- a CDS encoding ABC-type antimicrobial peptide transport system, ATPase component → MTPDTLIEVSGLARDYHLGRGTVPALRGVDLRIAEGEFVAIMGPSGSGKSTLLHLLGGLDVPDGGQVAYRGLEISRQSRDALAEFRSRKVGFVFQMFNLIPTLTALGNVELPLAYQGVPRRDRHRRAGEMLDSVGLADRGHHRPTELSGGEQQRVAIARALVTGPEVLLCDEPTGNLDSASGQQIMGLLAELNRERRITVILVTHEPEIAVFAHRRVLMRDGQVVSDTGDGHGGGR, encoded by the coding sequence GTGACCCCGGACACCCTGATCGAGGTCTCCGGGCTCGCCCGGGACTACCACCTCGGCCGCGGCACTGTCCCCGCGCTGCGGGGTGTGGATCTCCGGATCGCCGAAGGTGAGTTCGTGGCGATCATGGGCCCGTCGGGCTCGGGCAAGAGCACCCTCCTCCACCTCCTGGGAGGGTTGGACGTCCCCGACGGGGGACAGGTCGCGTACCGTGGGCTGGAGATCTCCCGCCAGTCGCGCGATGCCCTCGCCGAGTTCCGAAGCCGGAAGGTGGGGTTCGTGTTCCAGATGTTCAACCTCATCCCCACGCTCACGGCCCTGGGCAACGTCGAGCTCCCCCTTGCCTACCAAGGGGTGCCGCGCCGCGACCGCCACCGCCGGGCCGGGGAGATGCTGGACAGCGTGGGTCTTGCGGACCGCGGCCATCACCGGCCGACCGAGCTCTCGGGGGGGGAACAGCAACGGGTCGCGATCGCGCGGGCGCTCGTCACCGGCCCGGAGGTGCTCCTGTGCGATGAGCCGACGGGGAACCTCGACTCGGCCTCCGGACAGCAGATCATGGGTCTCCTCGCCGAGCTCAACCGGGAGCGGCGAATCACGGTGATCCTCGTCACCCACGAGCCCGAGATCGCCGTATTCGCACACCGTCGCGTCCTAATGCGGGATGGACAGGTCGTGTCGGACACCGGAGACGGGCATGGGGGGGGCCGATGA
- a CDS encoding tRNA(Ile)-lysidine synthetase, with amino-acid sequence MEPGGGRTHNAAMLDKVREAIRRYELVRPGTRVLAAVSGGADSMALLHALHRLRDELALTLTVAHLDHGIRPDTADDLAVVRAASGELGLPLLYERVDVPARAREKRLNLEQAARLARREFLERAAIEAGAERIALGHTRTDVTETVLLHLLRGAGPRGLRGVLPCTPPYVRPLILVSRDETRAFCQAEGISFRDDPTNDDRRLVRNAIRLEVLPILARFNPQAEAALARAGRLCADAEEALAWTADLVVAEVAREGGLALDLLRNLPPSVQALAVRRAAEAAGAAPEERHVGQVLDAVAVGRGEVYLPGGVTARIGSGILSFDSIAGSPVRDQVWELVRSERSSNLPRPPHPRSRSPRSGGPGQEKRPPGEPAAPPAAELSLRSSVPLLPADASGAEVRVEELGWVFRVSLLPRPESLVSPNRLVAYFDPRRIVPPLVVRAVRPGDRLWPLGMDGTKRVGDLLMEARVPRWERARWPVIADGRGVAWVVGVRTSDDHRVMPDATEVLAVEARRL; translated from the coding sequence GTGGAACCCGGGGGCGGGCGGACTCACAATGCGGCGATGCTTGACAAGGTCCGCGAGGCGATCCGGCGGTACGAGCTAGTCCGTCCAGGGACCCGCGTGCTGGCAGCTGTGTCTGGGGGAGCGGACTCGATGGCCCTCCTCCACGCGCTGCACCGGTTGAGGGACGAACTCGCGCTGACCCTCACCGTGGCTCACCTCGACCACGGGATCCGTCCCGACACGGCCGACGATCTGGCGGTGGTCCGGGCGGCAAGCGGGGAGCTCGGTCTCCCGCTCCTGTACGAACGGGTCGACGTTCCGGCGCGGGCCCGCGAGAAGCGGCTCAACCTGGAACAAGCGGCCCGGCTTGCCCGCCGGGAGTTCCTTGAACGTGCAGCGATCGAGGCAGGGGCCGAGCGCATCGCCCTCGGCCACACCCGGACCGACGTCACGGAGACTGTGCTCCTCCACCTCCTCCGCGGCGCCGGGCCGCGCGGGCTGCGGGGCGTCCTTCCGTGCACCCCGCCCTACGTTCGGCCGTTGATCCTCGTGTCTCGCGACGAGACGCGCGCGTTCTGTCAGGCTGAGGGGATCTCGTTTCGGGACGATCCGACGAACGACGACCGGCGGCTTGTGCGGAACGCGATACGCCTCGAGGTTCTCCCGATCCTCGCTCGGTTCAACCCGCAGGCCGAGGCGGCCCTTGCCCGGGCGGGCCGGCTGTGCGCTGATGCTGAGGAAGCGCTGGCCTGGACCGCGGACCTTGTCGTGGCCGAGGTTGCGCGGGAAGGGGGACTCGCTCTCGACCTCCTGCGGAACCTCCCACCAAGCGTGCAGGCCCTCGCCGTGCGCCGAGCGGCCGAAGCGGCTGGGGCCGCGCCAGAGGAACGCCACGTGGGTCAGGTCCTGGATGCGGTGGCCGTAGGTAGGGGTGAGGTCTACCTCCCCGGTGGCGTCACCGCCCGGATCGGAAGCGGGATCCTCTCCTTCGACTCGATCGCGGGATCTCCCGTCCGCGACCAGGTCTGGGAGCTTGTGCGCAGCGAGCGGTCGAGCAACCTGCCGAGGCCCCCTCACCCTCGATCTCGTTCGCCCCGGTCAGGGGGACCGGGGCAGGAGAAGCGGCCCCCCGGTGAGCCCGCCGCACCACCAGCGGCCGAGCTCTCGCTCCGGTCTAGCGTCCCACTCCTTCCCGCTGACGCTTCCGGTGCCGAGGTGCGGGTCGAGGAGCTGGGGTGGGTGTTCCGCGTGTCCCTGCTCCCCCGGCCGGAGAGCCTGGTCTCCCCGAACCGGCTGGTGGCCTACTTCGATCCCCGGCGGATCGTGCCCCCGCTTGTCGTCCGAGCAGTTCGCCCCGGGGACCGGCTGTGGCCGCTCGGCATGGACGGGACGAAACGGGTGGGTGACCTGCTCATGGAGGCGCGGGTTCCGCGTTGGGAGCGGGCGCGGTGGCCGGTCATCGCGGACGGGCGTGGGGTCGCGTGGGTGGTAGGGGTGCGAACGAGCGACGATCATCGGGTCATGCCCGATGCCACTGAGGTACTGGCCGTGGAGGCGCGGCGGCTGTGA
- a CDS encoding ABC-type antimicrobial peptide transport system, permease component, with translation MIRDHLLWSVHNLRTRPARAGLTVLGVVVGVAAVVALVSIGQGLQRSVHEEFRAIGYNTVVVTPGLASGDAGSDALTLEALVGRFIQAQPEATGGRAAPFRAAVRRPVSSALDEVRALPEVARAGAIRTEIAFVTSAGMAGLGVLHVTGVSSGIFEDFPGYFPGFAVAEGRSFRSPDELSLVLGADVARDLGASVGSVVRVEDQEFTVVGILARTTSGGVGVTFGNLNLALFAPIETVALLYGNPDRISLGLVEARPGEDVDGVAAAVRTVFARSGIPVTAVSTKELSARITAVLGDLQTTLAAIAAVALLVGGIGVMNTMYTSVLERTRHIGIMKAVGAKDRHVLGLFLVESGLLGLLGGAIGTLAGAVMSRVAAAGVGRTLQGASELTSLAGGILPHFEPWLILAALGGSTLLGAVAGALPALRAARLRPVEALRHV, from the coding sequence ATGATCCGGGATCACCTGTTGTGGTCGGTCCACAACCTTCGCACCCGCCCCGCCCGGGCCGGGCTGACCGTGCTCGGGGTCGTGGTCGGGGTGGCAGCGGTGGTCGCCCTCGTCTCGATCGGTCAGGGCCTGCAGCGATCCGTCCACGAGGAGTTCCGGGCCATTGGCTACAACACGGTAGTGGTGACTCCCGGGTTGGCCTCCGGCGACGCGGGATCCGACGCCCTGACGCTCGAGGCGTTGGTGGGGCGGTTCATCCAGGCCCAACCCGAGGCCACGGGTGGGCGGGCCGCGCCGTTCCGGGCAGCGGTTCGGCGCCCGGTGTCCTCCGCCCTGGACGAGGTCCGCGCCTTGCCGGAGGTGGCCCGGGCCGGGGCGATCCGCACCGAGATCGCGTTCGTCACCTCGGCTGGAATGGCCGGACTGGGTGTCCTCCACGTGACCGGCGTGAGCTCCGGGATCTTCGAGGACTTCCCGGGCTACTTCCCGGGGTTCGCGGTTGCCGAAGGGCGGTCCTTTCGCTCCCCGGACGAGCTGTCGCTCGTCCTCGGGGCGGACGTCGCTCGCGACCTCGGGGCGTCCGTGGGAAGCGTCGTTCGGGTGGAGGATCAGGAGTTCACGGTGGTCGGGATCCTCGCTCGGACAACCAGCGGTGGGGTGGGGGTCACGTTCGGCAACCTGAACCTGGCGCTGTTCGCGCCGATCGAAACGGTGGCGCTTCTGTACGGGAACCCCGATCGGATCAGCCTCGGACTGGTGGAGGCGCGCCCGGGAGAGGACGTGGACGGAGTTGCCGCCGCAGTGCGCACGGTGTTCGCCCGGAGCGGGATCCCCGTGACGGCGGTGTCGACGAAGGAACTCAGTGCGCGGATCACCGCGGTGCTCGGCGACCTGCAGACCACGCTGGCGGCGATCGCCGCGGTGGCCCTGCTCGTGGGAGGGATTGGGGTCATGAACACGATGTACACCTCGGTTCTGGAACGGACCCGACACATCGGGATCATGAAGGCGGTGGGCGCCAAGGACCGCCACGTCTTGGGGTTGTTCCTCGTGGAGTCCGGCCTCCTTGGGCTCCTGGGCGGGGCGATCGGGACCCTGGCCGGGGCGGTGATGAGCAGGGTTGCCGCCGCCGGCGTGGGGCGAACGTTGCAGGGAGCGAGCGAGCTCACGTCGCTCGCGGGAGGCATCCTCCCCCACTTCGAGCCGTGGCTCATCCTCGCCGCGTTGGGAGGATCGACCCTGCTGGGGGCGGTGGCGGGGGCGCTCCCCGCGCTGCGGGCGGCGCGGCTTCGTCCGGTGGAGGCGTTGCGCCATGTGTAG
- a CDS encoding putative transcriptional regulatory protein YebC, with translation MAGHSKWANIKHRKGAQDKKRSSLFSRITREIIVCARQDPNPETNVTLAAAVERAKAANMPKENIERAIKKGSGNLDGVQYSEVTYEGYGPGGVAILLRALTDNRNRTAAAVRHIFEGHGGSLGGEGSVAWQFERRGVVELGELPPGIDREALVLTAAEAGADDFVDDGGTLTFYTPASGVAAVRDALRAEGVEVTRAEIAFVPKATVRVEGKDAERLLRLMDALDEEEDVQEVVANFDIPDAVLTEIEGG, from the coding sequence ATGGCCGGTCATTCCAAGTGGGCAAACATCAAGCACCGCAAGGGAGCGCAGGACAAGAAAAGGTCCAGCCTGTTCTCCCGCATCACACGGGAGATCATCGTCTGTGCTCGGCAGGACCCCAATCCGGAGACAAACGTAACCCTGGCGGCGGCGGTCGAGCGCGCGAAGGCCGCGAACATGCCCAAGGAAAACATCGAGCGTGCGATCAAGAAGGGATCGGGCAATCTCGATGGTGTCCAGTACTCCGAGGTGACGTACGAGGGCTATGGTCCGGGCGGGGTGGCGATTCTTCTGCGAGCGCTGACCGACAACCGGAACCGCACCGCGGCTGCAGTGCGCCACATCTTCGAGGGCCACGGCGGCAGCTTGGGAGGAGAAGGCAGCGTGGCCTGGCAGTTCGAGCGGCGGGGGGTCGTCGAGCTTGGCGAGCTGCCGCCGGGGATCGATCGAGAGGCCCTGGTGCTCACGGCTGCCGAGGCCGGGGCCGATGACTTCGTCGACGACGGGGGGACGCTGACCTTCTACACTCCGGCATCGGGCGTAGCCGCAGTCCGCGATGCGCTGAGGGCGGAGGGCGTCGAGGTGACCCGGGCCGAGATCGCGTTCGTGCCCAAGGCCACCGTGCGGGTGGAGGGAAAGGACGCGGAACGCCTCCTCAGGCTCATGGATGCCCTCGACGAGGAAGAGGACGTCCAGGAGGTCGTGGCGAACTTTGACATTCCGGATGCAGTTCTGACAGAGATCGAAGGAGGCTAG
- a CDS encoding NAD-dependent protein deacetylase of SIR2 family, which produces MRPDTDAITRAARLLNQAHDAWALTGAGVSTPSGIPDFRSPGGLWELADPDEVSSIAGFRRNPEAFYSFWVGRFRQMQEAQPNSLHTLLAALEARNQLRGIITQNIDGLHQRAGSRRVFEVHGNARSGTCQTCRARYTMAEIAHQTEIHGTAHCACGGLVKPNVVLFGEDMSPDFAQAWESTANADLLLVLGTSLTVWPVAGLVPRLSARGATLIIANRDPTPYDDRAEVVLRGDLLELACALSRALGMDADA; this is translated from the coding sequence ATGCGCCCCGACACGGACGCGATCACGAGGGCAGCAAGGCTCCTGAACCAAGCGCACGACGCGTGGGCCCTCACTGGAGCAGGGGTCAGCACTCCGTCCGGGATCCCCGATTTCCGATCCCCCGGAGGTCTGTGGGAGCTGGCCGATCCCGACGAGGTGTCCTCCATCGCCGGATTCCGACGAAACCCAGAGGCGTTCTACAGCTTCTGGGTGGGGAGGTTCCGGCAGATGCAAGAAGCCCAACCCAACAGCCTGCACACCCTCCTCGCTGCGCTCGAAGCGCGGAACCAGCTCCGGGGGATCATCACCCAGAACATCGATGGTCTTCACCAGCGGGCGGGCTCCCGCCGGGTGTTCGAAGTGCACGGCAACGCCCGATCAGGCACCTGCCAAACGTGCCGTGCCCGGTACACGATGGCAGAGATCGCCCACCAGACCGAGATCCACGGCACCGCCCATTGCGCGTGCGGTGGACTGGTCAAGCCCAACGTGGTCCTCTTCGGCGAGGACATGAGCCCCGACTTCGCGCAGGCGTGGGAGTCGACAGCCAACGCGGATCTTCTGCTTGTCCTCGGGACATCGCTCACCGTGTGGCCGGTGGCGGGGCTCGTACCCCGGCTGTCCGCCCGCGGCGCGACGCTGATCATCGCCAACCGCGACCCCACGCCCTATGATGATCGGGCAGAGGTCGTCCTGCGCGGCGATCTCCTGGAACTGGCCTGTGCCTTGAGCCGGGCGCTGGGGATGGACGCAGATGCTTGA
- a CDS encoding Peptide chain release factor N(5)-glutamine methyltransferase codes for MAPKTELARDVVTQGAEALAAAGISSSLRESRRLFALAAGSAGGVLDLTGPVPSAIRRRYWVLVGARRRRVPVPLLEGETGFLDFDLRTRPGVFVPRPETEELADRARSVLSSLPPQPRVLDLGTGTGALAIALARQRADASVVAVDVSPRALSCARRNVRLHGLQDRVEVRRSDWFANVPETFHVIVGNPPYVRRGDLRALEPEVGRYEPLRALDGGWDGLAAIREIVASAPAHLFSGGTLLLEIGAGQGATVLEFAGQVPGWVETSVERDWSNRERFFRGRCG; via the coding sequence GTGGCCCCAAAGACAGAGCTGGCGAGGGATGTGGTAACCCAAGGGGCGGAGGCGCTCGCAGCAGCGGGCATCTCGTCTTCGCTTCGGGAGTCGCGCCGGCTGTTCGCGCTGGCCGCGGGCAGTGCAGGGGGAGTCCTGGACCTGACGGGTCCCGTTCCCTCTGCGATCCGGCGGCGGTACTGGGTGCTCGTGGGGGCGCGACGGCGGCGGGTTCCGGTTCCGCTGCTGGAAGGGGAGACCGGTTTTCTCGATTTCGATCTGCGCACCCGGCCTGGGGTGTTCGTCCCCCGGCCCGAGACGGAGGAACTCGCCGACCGGGCGCGGTCCGTACTCTCGTCCCTTCCTCCCCAGCCTCGTGTCCTCGACTTGGGGACGGGTACCGGCGCCCTTGCGATCGCTCTCGCCCGCCAGAGGGCGGATGCATCGGTGGTCGCAGTGGACGTGAGCCCTCGCGCGCTGTCGTGTGCGCGGCGGAACGTGCGGCTCCACGGTCTGCAGGATCGGGTCGAGGTGCGGCGCTCGGACTGGTTCGCAAACGTACCGGAGACGTTTCATGTCATTGTGGGGAATCCGCCCTACGTCCGGCGTGGTGACCTGAGAGCCCTCGAACCCGAAGTGGGACGGTACGAGCCCTTGCGCGCGCTGGACGGTGGGTGGGACGGCCTGGCTGCGATTCGGGAGATCGTCGCGTCGGCCCCCGCCCATCTCTTCTCGGGAGGGACGTTGCTGCTCGAGATCGGCGCTGGTCAAGGCGCCACGGTGCTCGAATTTGCCGGGCAGGTGCCCGGATGGGTAGAAACGAGCGTGGAGAGAGACTGGAGCAACAGGGAGAGGTTCTTCAGGGGACGATGCGGGTAG
- a CDS encoding ABC-type antimicrobial peptide transport system, ATPase component encodes MALLELTGITKDYRLGKTTVQALRGLDLTVNEGEVVALMGPSGSGKSTLMHILGALDTPTSGTARFDGQSLQQLSENQLATLRGRKVGFVFQTFNLVATLSAQKNVELPMVFLGVPKRERALRARELLGKVGLADRIRHKPNELSGGERQRVAIARALANNPEIILADEPTGNLDTETGAPILDLLKRLSTDEGRTVVLVTHDPEAARIANRVIRLRDGRVVEEIVHG; translated from the coding sequence ATGGCGCTCCTCGAGCTCACGGGCATCACCAAGGACTACCGACTGGGCAAGACCACCGTGCAGGCCCTGCGTGGGCTCGATCTGACCGTAAACGAGGGCGAGGTCGTGGCCCTGATGGGGCCGTCTGGGTCAGGGAAGTCCACACTGATGCACATCCTGGGCGCGCTCGACACGCCGACAAGCGGGACCGCCAGGTTCGATGGACAGAGCCTTCAGCAACTCTCCGAGAACCAGCTCGCAACGCTCCGCGGCCGCAAGGTGGGGTTTGTGTTCCAGACCTTCAACCTCGTCGCCACCCTCTCCGCGCAGAAGAACGTTGAGCTACCGATGGTCTTCCTCGGCGTACCGAAGCGGGAGCGGGCCCTGCGCGCCAGGGAATTGCTTGGCAAAGTCGGTCTCGCCGACCGCATCCGCCACAAACCCAACGAGCTCTCCGGGGGCGAACGCCAACGGGTGGCCATCGCCCGAGCGTTGGCCAACAACCCCGAGATCATCCTCGCCGACGAACCTACGGGGAACCTCGACACGGAGACCGGGGCCCCTATCCTGGACCTCCTGAAGCGCCTCAGCACCGACGAGGGCCGAACCGTGGTCTTGGTGACCCACGACCCGGAGGCAGCGCGGATCGCGAACCGCGTGATCCGCCTCCGGGACGGACGCGTGGTGGAGGAGATCGTCCATGGTTAG